The sequence TGGACCGGCCCACGCGTTCCTGCGATCTGGGTCCGGGCATTGATTAAACCCGGACATGGAGTATAATCGGTTAGTTCACATCGGAGAAATCGACCGTGCCGACAACCCGATTCCTTCCCCCGATCCTTCCATTCGAGCCCCCTTCCGCTTCGGGGGACCCCCTCCCCTGCGGTACACCTGCGGCCGAGTGTTTCGAGGGACCCGCCCTGGGCGAACTCCGGATCGAGACACCCCGGGTGAAGGCCAGAACCGCGACCGCAAGGATCGCAGCCTCCTTTGGCCCGGTGATGATCCTGACCCTGCTTCTCATCGTCTGGGGAACCGCTTCTTGGGGACAACCCGCTTCCCCGGCCGAATCCGTCCCAATGAAGGTGGAGGTGGGGCTTTACATCATCGACATCGCCAAGCTCGATCTGAAGGAAAATCAGTTCTACGCGGATTTCTACATCTGGTACAAGTGGTCCCGGAACCCAGACCTGGATTGGAGCCCCGAAAAGGTGGAGTTCATGAACGGAACCATCGAGACGGCCACAAAACTGGCTTCCGAAACTCTCGCCAGCGGAAAGGAGTATGCCTCACAACGGATCAAGGGAACCTTTCGAGGCCGCTTCAAGCTCCATTCCTACCCTTTCGACACCCAAACCCTTCCCATCATCCTCGAGGATCAGGAATCGGGAATCCATCGCGTGGTCTTCGTTCCCGACCCGGATGTCCCGGATTCCCGGAAGTGGGTCGAAGCGGACGTCCAGGTTCCCGACTGGCAGATCCAGGGCACGAACGCTTTCACCGACGTCCATCACTACGACACGAATTTCGGGGATTCCACGAAAATCAATTCCGAACGGAATTCCCATTACTCCCGTTTCACTTTCCAGGTGAAACTCGGCCGATTTTTCATCCCGCACATGATCAAGTTCATCATCCCATTGCTGGTGATCGCCGGGATGGCCTACATGGTCTTCTTCATCAACGCAAAGGAATTCGAGGCCCAGTGCGGGATCTGCGTGACCTCCCTCCTTTCCGCGGTCGCTCTGCACATGTCCCAGGCTGACGCCCTTCCGGCGGTCGGGTATCTCGTACTCTCCGACAAGATTTTCATCCTCTTCTACGTCACGATTTTTTCGGCGCTTGTTCAGACCGTCGTCGCCAATAACTACGCGAAGACCGGGAAGGTCGATCTTGCGATGAAACTGGACTGGCTTTTCCAGATCATCTACCCCCTTGCGATCCTCGGAGGAACCATCCTCGTCGTCCTGACCACCCCTCCCTGAAGGGCACCCCGAAACGTTCGCCTGCCGGCTTCCGCCAGGATTTTTGAGGAAGTCATCGGGGCGGGGCTGTTCAAATGCCCAAATGCCTGGATGGCGACCACGGCTCCAGGCATTGAACAAGCTATTCCAACGTAGATTTCATTCGGGGGTTTCGCGGAGGAGGTCGTCGTAGATGGCGGTGGAGCCGGGGATCAGGAGGAACATGGCGGTCTTGAAACGCTTTGCGGCGGCGTCGCGGCGACCGGTATGGCAAGACCGGCGAGCCAGGCCAGCAGGAGCGCCGCCCAGGCACTTGCGCGGCAGTCCCGGGGCCGTGAATGTCGAATCGTCTCGTGTCCGTCCATGCCGTCAGTCCTTCGAAGTCAAAACGAGGTTCCGAACGTCTCCTTTTTCCTTTTCGGGGGGCGCCTGACGGCGGGAACCATATCCATATCGAATGCTTTATAAACAGTCTGGAGAGCATCGTCCAGCCGGTCCCGATCGATGACGCAGGAGACCTTGATCTCGGACGTGGAGATCAGACCGATGTTGATTCCGACCCCGGCCAGGGCTTCGAACATCCGGGCGGCAACCCCCGGATGGGAGCGCATTCCCGCCCCGATGATCGAGACCTTGGCGATCTCGGTCTCGGCGATCACCTCTCCGTAGCCTTCCTTCCGGGCGAGATCCTTGAGAATTCGCACGCCCTTTTCGAGATCCGAGCGGGGAAGGGTGAAGCTGAGGTCGGTCAGCCCGCCTCGCGTACGATTGAGCACGATGACGTCGACATTGATCTCGACAGCCGCCAGGGCGGAGAAGATGTTCCCCGCCACTCCCGGCCGGTCGGGAAGATCCAGCACCGAGACCTTGGCTTCCTTCACATCGTAGGTGATCCCGCAAACGGCAGCCTTTTCCATATACCGATCCTCCTCCTGAATCCAGGTTCCCTCTTCTTCCGAAAAACTGGTCCGGACGTGCAGACGGACCCCGTTCTTCATCGCGCACTCGACGGCCCGCGGGTGAAGCAACTTCGTCCCGAGGCTCGCGAGCTCGAGCATCTCTTCGTAGCTCAGGGCATCGAGCCTCCGGGCGGTGGGAATTTTCCGGGGGTCGGCCGTGAACACGCCGCTCTCGTCTGTGAGTTTCTCGCAGACATCTGCCTTCAGGGCGGCAGCCAGCACCACCGCCGTTATGTCGGAGCCCCCGCGGCCGAGGGTGGTGATCTCCAGCGCGTCGGTCATGCCCTGAAATCCCGCCACGATCACGATGTTTCCGGCCTCGAGGGATTTTTGAATCCGCTCCGCGTCCACCTTGAGAATGCGGGCCTTGGTATGGCTGGAATCGGTGATGATGCCCACCTGCTGGCCCGTGAAGGAAACGGCCGAGTGGCCGAGGGACTTGATCGCCATCGCCAACAGCGCGGCACTGGCCTGTTCCCCCGTCGCCACCAGCATGTCGAGCTCGCGATCGGGCGGGCGTGGCGCGATCCGCTCGGCGAGGCTGATGAGCTTGTTGGTGGTCGACCCCATGGCCGAAACGACGGCCACGACCTGGCTTCCCTGTTCCCTGACCGAAACGATCCGCCTGGCGACGCGACGGATGAGGTCCGGGGTCGCGACGGAACTTCCCCCGTATTTCTGAACGACGAGTCTGTTCATGACTGGCTCCGATAGGGGTTGAAGTCGTTGCGGAGGAGGTCGGAAAACGTCTCCCGGCGGACCAGGAGCCGGCTCCGGCCCTCCGCGAGGCCCACGACGGCGGGGCGCGGCAGGCGGTTGTAGTTCGAGCTCATGGAATAATGGTAGGCTCCGGTGCAGAACACGGCGAGCAGATCGCCCGGCTCGGGCTCCGAAAGGGCGGCCTGGTAGATGATCATGTCGCCGCTCTCACAGGCCTTCCCGGCCACGGAGTAGGCCTGAGCGGGGGGGCGGCCGGCCTTGTTGGCGAGCACGGAGGTGTAGATCGAGCCGTAGAGCGCCGTTCGGGGGTGGTCGGCCATCGAACCATCGACGGCGATATAGGTCCGGATGCCGGGAATGGGCTTGACAGCGCCAACGGTGTAGAGGGTCAGCCCGGCGGGGGCCACGATCGACCGGCCGGGCTCGATCCACAGCCGGCGCGGCATCGGCATTCCCAGTTCGCTCGTCTTTTCGCGGACGGCGGCGCAGAGCGTCCCGACGTATTCCTCGATCGAGGGAGGATAATCCTCGCTCGAATACCGGATTCCCAGCCCGCCGCCCAGGTCCAGTTCCCACTCTTCGCCCGGGAAGAGGTCGCGCAGGCGGCCGATGAAATCCAGGGTGATCCAGGCCCCGGCCCGGAAGGCCGCAAGATCGAACAATTGGGACCCGATATGGCAGTGCAACCCGACAAGCCGCACGTTCTCGAGACCCCGGGCGATGCGGATGGCCTCCTCCGCCTGGCCGTTCTCGATCCCGAACCCGAACTTGGTGTCGAGATGCCCCGTCTGGATATGGTGGTGCGTATGAGTGTTGATGCCCGGCGTGGCGCGAAAGAAGATCGGCTGCACCTTCCCCGCCCTTCCGGCGAGCTCGTCGAGAAGGCGGAGCTCGTACAGATTGTCCACCACGAATCGCGAGACCCCCAGTTCCAGGGCCAGTTCTATTTCGCCGGGGGTCTTGTTGTTGCCGTGAAAAAGAACCCGCTCCATCGGGAACCCCGCGGCGGATGCGGTATGCAGCTCCCCTCCCGAACAGACGTCCAGTCCCATGCCCTCACGATCGAGCAGGCCGCAGAAGCCGGTCGTCAGGAAGGCCTTCCCCGCATACGCCACCGTCGCCTCGACGCCGTGCGAGCGAAACGCCTGGACATACCGCCGGCATTTCTCGCGGGCGATGTCCTCGCTGAGCACCCAGAGCGGAGTGCCGTATTCCTTCGCCAGTTCGACCGTATCGACCCCGGAGAAAAAGAGTCGACCATCCCGTATGGAAAAGCCCTCGATATGCGACAGATGTGACATTTCCTCCCACTTCGCTGTACACGGAATCCGCGACTTCCGACGTGTCGCCGGTCGGAGTGGAGTATAAGGGGGAAGCCGGCAGGAAACAAGAACCGATTCGTCAATCCGGTGTTTCCCGCAGAAGGTCGTTCTGGATGGCCCATTGATGCGGGTCGGGGCACCGCGCCGTCACTCCTCAGGGGTCAGGATGCCGTAACAGCGGGCGAACCAGTAGGCCATGAGATACCCGACCGGCGCGACCCGTCCGGGGCCGTCGCTGCCGCTGACGATGCGGCGCGGGCACTCCTGCCAGATGAAGATGTGCGGGGCCCGCTTGTCGATCGGGAACACACGGTCAGCCTGGTTGCCGTAGCGCTCGAACCGGTCCGGCCACGGCAGCACCCGCAGGCCCGGCTCGGCGCCGTTGTCGACGCGCCGCTGGCGCTGATCTTCCGGATACCGTTCGAGCGTCCGTTTCGCGGCCGCCAGCAGGTCGGAGGAAAGCGAGGCCGTGCCGTGAACGTGCCGGATGTAAGTGTACAACGGGTTCGCCTCGTCGGCGATGGGAAGGAACGCACGGTCGACGCAGTCGCGCGCGGCCGGCTCGATGCCGCTCTCCCGGAGGCCTTCCATCAGCCCGAGCAGGGCGAACTGGGTGATGTTCGTGCCGACGTAGCTGCGCAGGGCATCCGACAGCTCGTCGAGATTCGACGATGCCATTTCCCGCCAGACCGCGGCGCGCGCCTCGAGCTTTTCGGCGGGCTTCGTGAAACCGAGATTTCGGGCGGCGGCGGCCCAGGCGTCAGCGTCGTCCGCAAGCCGCCCGAGCCAATCGAACCCGCGCGGGCCGCGAAGGCAGTCGAGAATACCTATGAGCATATTTCCGCGAAGATACCCGACCGCGAAGGCAACCGCACGGGCGACCGGAGATATAAAGCTTATTATATTTGAATAACCGGGCCTGAATCTCCTGCCGGCTTCGAGAGCAAGATCGGCGAGCGAGACGTGGAGCTGCGCGATCAGCCGGACGGCCACGTTTTCGTTGATACCGAGAAACAGGTCGCTCACCAGTTGGGACGTCTCGGACGCAACTCGCGGATAGGCGCGGCGGCCGCACAGCTCGTCGCGAAAAAACCTCTCGAGATCGGGGTCTTTCGTGATGCGTGCGGCGGTGCCGGTCATCAGCAGGGCCCGCAGGGCCTCCCCTCCCCTGATCGGCGGAGGCCTGAACGTCGCCAGCACCTCGGCCATCGTGGCGTTGTAGGGAACGCTCCGGCAGAAGGCGTTCACCGGGAAATCATCGACTCTCGCCCACTCCTCCGGGGTGATCCGGTCCTGGTAGCAGTAATCGGGCGAGACGCTGAACATGCTCTTCGGCGTCCCATCGATCGTGGCGACGAGGGCGAGGTCGTTACGCCGCAGGTTTCGGCCGGCCGCGAGCACGTCGGAGGCCACCCGTTCCCGCAGTCCGGCGTCGCGGATCACCGGCCAGGCCAGCATCCAGGCGAGAAAGATGCCCGTGTACTGGTCGCGGGACGTATCGGTGTTCCAGACGAGGTCCTGGTTTGGCGGCGCGCCCGGAGCGAGGTTGTTCCGCCCGGGGAACCAGCTGCGATGCCCGAAATATCGGCCGAGAAACCCGTCCCCGCCGCACAGGAGGTGAAGCCTGTGGAAGGCCTCCAGCGAGGTTTCGACCGCCGCCAGCGCCTCGGGGTCTTTCGTGGCGCGCCATCGGAACACTTCGGCGGCGATCCAGGCGCCCGTCCAGATCGTCGAATCGCCGCCTCCGGCGGGCATGAGGAAGCCGCCGTCGGGGCCGGGAACAGCATCGAACACCAGGCCGTTCGGGCAGTGCAGTTTCCGGATCGCCTCCTCGAACCGCATCGCCTTGTCGTGCAGTGGTCCCGCAAAAAGGCACGAAACGGAAAAAAACATCGGAAGAACAACCATGTATATTATATAATTTATATTTCTCACACGAAGCCTCTCGCGCTCATCTCATCGTCGCCCCGGCGCGAAGATCGGACGGCCGACGCGGGCCGTCGCGGGAAAAAGCGCCGTCGCGACAGTATACTATGGACAACCGACGGCGGGCCCGATACACTTTCCACGTGTCGAAACGAAAGAAGAACGGAACGCATCCGACAACCCCCGCCAACTCCGGCCTAAAGACCGTGGCCGCTCCTCAGCCGTCTGCTCCCTCCCAGGCCGCGTCGGCGTCGTCCCGGGCGAAGGGCGCTCCGGCACCGGAGGCAGCGCCCGACGAGACCTGTCTGATCGCTCCCTGGTCGTGGTGTTTCACCCGGTTTTCCTCGGCCTTGGCCGCCACGCTGGCCTTCTCACCCGCCCTCTGGCTCGTCCTCGTCGCGGTCCGCTCGGGCCTGTATCCCGGGGATCCCTGCTACTGGAACCACGAGATGACGCTCGTGACAGCCTTTACGGCGGCCGGTGCGATCAGCCTGTTTCTCGCGCGTCTGCTCGGGCGCCTGGTGGCGAACCTGTCGCGCATGCATCCAGACATGGCGGATTTTCTCGGTCGGCTCCGCGACCGGTTCCACGACTGGCGCTGGCTCGTTCCCGGCCCGCTCCTGCTCGGGGCCCTGGCGATCTCGATCCGGTATGTGACCGCCGGGGAGTTCACCCCCTTTGCGTCAACGCACGTCGATATCCTGTTTTCCGTCTGGCTGCTGGTCGGTTTTTTCTTCGTGCTCAACGCGACCGTCCTGTGCGGCCGGTATACCGAACTCGTCAAGCGTATCGCCCATGAAATCGCGTCGGGCAAACTCGGACGGGCCGAAACCATTCTGTTGAGCCGTTTTTACCTGAACGTCGCGGTGCTGGCGACGATCCATTTCAGCTTCTGCGTCATCATCATCTACACCATGCACCTGCTTTACACCTATAACGGCATGATGTGGCCGGCGTATGCCCTCCTGCGCTGGCGGCCGGGCCTTGGACTTGCGGGACAGATCGCCCTGCTCGTGAAAGACCCGCTGTTCATCGAAGTGGTGATCTTTTTCGGTCTGCTGGGTCTCGCATCGCTGGCCCCGTTGCTGTATTTCACCTACCCACAGTGGGAGGTCCACAAGCTGCTGGACGTGCGCCGTCGGCGGCTGCTCGATGAAGCGCAGAAGCGCCTCGACGAGATCGAGACCCGCCTGCGCCCCGACTCTCCCGAGGCCGATTTCGAAACGTTCAGCCGAAGGCGGCTCATCGCGCAGGCGATCGAGGAGATGCCGACATGGCCGTTTTCCGGCTACGGAACGGCGGGCACCCTACTGCTGATCGCCATGCCCGGCTTTCTGGTTCTTCTCAAGGAAGTCTTCCTGCAGGCGTTCGTCCAGCTGCTCTTCTCCTGACCCCGTCCGGGCCGGCTCAGTCCCCGGTTTCGTAGGGCCAGCAGACCGTGATGACGCGAGGAACGTCGCAATCCTTCACGATGATCTTGATGACGTCGCCGTTGAACCGCGCGCCCACGATGGCAAGGCGGTCGCCGCCGCGGTCCGGCCATTTTTTCATGACCCGCCCGTTCACGATCGCCTCGTGCACCTGCTTGATGTAGATGCCCCGGGCAATCATCTGCTCGTAGGCATGTCGCGTGACATGAACTGTACCGGCAGCTATTTTTTCAGCGATCTCTTTCCGTCCCATGTCTCCGTCCCATCACGGAAGATTGCGTTCTCGAACTGTACACGCGCCCCGAACTCCGCGCAAGACGGAACCGGAAAGCGCAGGTCCTTCTCAGCCCTGCTTCTGGAGCTGGGAGATGGCTTTGAACAGCAGGTCGCGCTCTTCGGGATCGGCCACTTCCGGCAGGTATTCCATCAGCCGCTGGGTGTTCCCCGGGTCGCCCTGGACCGCCATCGACCGGATCGCGTTGAAACGCACGAGCGGCGAGCCGTCGCGAAGCAGGTGCTCCAGCAGAACGGCCGCTTCCTGCCCACGGATTCCTTTCAGGACATACGTCGCGGAATCGCGCATCTCCACTCGGGGGTCTTCGATCATGCCCCGCAACTCCTCGAGCATCGTATCGGGGCCGAACGCCGACATCGCCTTGATCGCGTTGGCCTTGACGCGGTTGTCATCGTCACGGAGCAGGGTGACCAGAACCGGAATCGCCTCCCTGCACCCGTTCTCCTCGAGGGCCTCCACGGCGTTCGCACGCACCCGCGGCAACGGCGTCGCGAGAAGGTCCGAGCAGATCGGGACCAGTTCCGGCGCGTGCAACCGTCCAAGAAGCTTCGGAAGAGTTTCGAGAACCTCACGAGAAGGGGGGCGGGATATATATTCTTTCCAATATAAAATATCGCGCGGCGTCGACGCCTCGACAAGCCTCAAAATATCGGCCAACTCGGGGGCATCGGGGAGTCTCCCGATTTCCTCCCCGATCGCTCCAGCCGTTTCATCGACAGGCGCGCCTGGCACCTCCGGCGCCGCACGTTCGGGTTCTCCGACAGCGGCCGCAGCCGGGAAGGGCGGGAGACCGTCGAACAGGTCTTCGGCGCCGCCGACGGCCGTACCGCCCGCCGCCACGGTCTCCGGAGGAGGAACCGGAACACCAGCCACCGCATCGAGATCGTCGAACAATCCACCGCTCTCGATCGCGGAAGGAACGTCGGGAAGCGCGACCTCTTCGGCCTGCGTTCGTTCCGGAAGTTCCGCCGCCACGGACGTCACGGTTTCCCCGTCTCCAAAAGGTTGCTCTGCCGGCACGCCTGAAACCGGCGACTCCGGGACGAAAGCAGGCGATTCTTCTGCAGACACGTCGAATGCCGACGGCTGCGGCTCAGCGACGTCGACATTGCCCAGGGCTGAAACGGGTTCCACAGCTGGAGCGGGCAGTTCTTCAACGGGCGGAGGCTCCACGACGACCGAGGCGGGTTCCGGCACGGGCTGATCGCCTGTATCGGGTGAAGAGGACGGCATCAGGCGCGACATCGCCATGACGAACGCTTCGGTCTTCATCGTCTGGGAGCGGAGATGATCACGGGCTTTCTGCGCGTGGTAGCGAGTTCCGACGTCTTCGGACAGAACGTGGCCGTCCAGGGCTCCGGCAAGCTGACGGAAGTGCTCCTTCGAGACGAAGCGCAGGGCCAGCACCCGCTGCATGGCATCCCCCACACGCTGTCGGTCCATTCCGCCAAGAGAGGTCACGATCGGATGCAGTTCGGTTTCCGTCTGGCGCTCGGCCACGTCGAAGAGGCGCCACCATTCCCCGGCTTTCCCGTCAGCGGCGGCCGCGGCGACCAGCTGTTCGAACCGGTCGAACAGGCCCCGCATCATCAGCGCCCGCAGAAGCACATACCAGACTTCTTCAGACCCATTCTTGTGCCAGGTTTTCTCGAGAAAATCGATCGCCTCCGCCGTCAGCTCCAGAGGATCAGCCGTCCGGTAATACTCGCCGAGCACCCGCCCCATTGCCTCATCCTGGGGGAAGTGCGCCAGGTAGCGGCCCAGGACGGGCAGCACCTCGGGTGTGACCGGTCTTCCCGCCAGGACGGCCTTGCCGATCTTTTCGACCAACTCGCGGTCATCGAGGCGGCCGGCGGCGTATCGCACGATGAAGGAGAATTGATCAGGCGTCTGGGCGGGAAGCTTCAGGTAATGCCGGCCGAGCATCCCGACGGCATCGGGATCGGCCGGCCGGATCTCGAGAACCAGCTCGGCATATCGAATTCCCTTGACCGAATGCCCGGTTGCGAAGGCGCACCGCGCGAGCAGTCTGTATAACTGCAGTTTGTCATCGGTGTCGCGAGCGGCCGAAAACCGTTTTTCGAGAGATCTGAGGGCGAGGCCCGGGAACACCCTGGCGAGGACGGCGATCCACGTCCAGTAGAACCGCTCCCACCAGGCAAAAAACACGTGCATGCTCCGACCGAGCAGGAAGATGGCGGCGAGCATGAGGAGGGGAACGAACTTCCAGCCGTGACGCCACAGCCAGAGGATGCGAGCGGGCCACCTCAGGAAAGGGCTGTTCGGATCGATCGCCTGCGCCGCCGCGAGCTCCTTTTCGGCGTCGGCATACCGGGTCTGGCTCATGGCCACGCGCATCTTCACGTAGGGCGGCCAGAAGCTTTGCGGGGCCTTCTCCGCAAGACGGTCGACTTCGGCAACGAGGGTGTCGGAATCCTTCCAGCCCAGTTCGCAGTCAGCAATCAGGCCCATCTCCCAGACCCGGATGACACGCTCGGTCGAGTTGCCGAGCGCCGGGTTGCGATTCAGCAGCCGGCGCAGTTTTTCCCACTGGCGGGCGTCGAACAGGCTTTTCGCCTCGTCGAATCGTTGCGAAACAAGGAAACGGGACTCGAGCAATTCCTGCTCGAGGGCCTGAAGCCGCGCCGTATGCTCAGGCGTCGCGGCCCCGAGAGCGCCAAGTTCCCTGAGAGCCTGGCGGGCGGCCAGGATGTCGTCACGCCGGTCGGCGGCGGCGAGTTTCTCCAGGAACTCTTCCGCCAGCACGTTCCGGCGGGGGGCTTTTTCTCCGGCGGCCACGGCTGCCGTCGCGACAACGGTATCCGAGAGTTTCGCCAGCATCGATCGGGCCTGCGGATTGTTCGGATCGAGCCGCAGGATCTGGGTGCAGAGATCGCGTGCCAGAGACGGCCGCCCGTCGCGCATCGCCCGTAGCGCCGAGGCCAAGAGGTCGTCTACCCGCCTGGCCGTCTGAAGCCGTTGCCGGAAGGCAGGGAGAGCGCTCAAAGCGGGGTCGAGCCGCTCGAGGCCGTTCAGAAGAATCTGCGCCTGGGCGAGATCTCCTATGCTGAGGGACGCGTCGAGGCGGCTCAGCACATCGGGAATACGGCGGACGGCGGTTTCCCGGGCGATGAGAAGCCGTTTCGAAGCGGATGCGGCATCGGCATCGCCGCCCCGCGCGAGAAGCTCGAGGCACTGGGCTCTGAACAGCGGCATATCGTAGGTTGCGTACAGTTTTTCGAGTTGCTCGAGGACGTTTTTCCAATCGGGAGAGAGGGCGCCGGAGACGCGCGGAATGAGCGCGTCGAGCGCTCCCTGGGCTTCCGCGGCGGCGACGGATGCTTGGTCGGGCCGGGCGAGCAGGAAGTCGAGGTAGGCAAGCCATGCGTCGGGCAGTTCGGGAGCCAGCTGAACCGCGCGGCGGAACTCCGAGAGAAGCTGCATTCGGCGCTCTTTGTCCGGGTTTTCCGTCGCAGCGGCCCTGTTCGACGCGCGCCGCGCGATGGCTCCGGCAAGCTCAGCCCGGATATCCGCGGCATCGCTGGCGACGGCGAGTTTCTTCTCGAGGTCGGCCACGAGAGCATCGAGATCGACGGAAGCAGGGGGCTTCTTTTCGATGAAAACCGCCTCTGAGACCGAAGCGGGGGACACGAGGGGCGGCTGCTTCTTTTTCGACGGAGCCGCCCCCGCGGGCGCATCGCCCCAGAGAGAGACGGATAGCGACAGGAGAGCAAGGAATGCCGGTGACTTCCGTCGGAAACGCATCACGCCATCAGGCATACGATCTTCTCCCAAATCCGTCGACACTGGAAACGCGCGGGCGCGGGTGCATCGCTTTCTTTGTCCATGATACCATGTCAGGCATCCAGTATCGGGAATCGGAAGAGAGGAATCCGGATGAAAATTTCAGCCTTCGACGCGATGGATCCGGCGGCGAAACAGGCCGCCCTGATGCATATCAAAGCCGATCAGACCCGTCGGAAAGAAGACTACCTGCTCGCCCTGCACGCACTGACCGACGGCGACCAGCAGGTCCGCCTGGCCGCAAAGCTTGTCAGCCAGGCGTTCTCCGGTCAGCCTTACTTCGTCGATCTGAAGGGACTTTCCACGGACGAGATCCGGGCGAAGATCGCCGAACGCTTCCCGGAGCTGAAGGAAAGCGGGCCGACGCTGGCCGAACTGCCGCAACAGGAGCGTGACTACCAGAAGCTCGCGTCCGACCTGCAGGCGCGCGGCAGGCAGGCCGAATCGATGAACGGCGTCTGGGAAGGCCGTTTTCCGAAACAGGCGGCGCTTCTGAACACCCTCCGAACCGACACCCAGGAGCTCCTCGCCGGTCTGCTGGAGCCGGGCGAAACCTACGATCGCGCCTTCATCGGCTTCTTCACCGAGCAGCTCGGTCCTTTCCGCGAGTGCAAGCGCTCCCTCGACAGCAACGCCGCCACCACTCTGGTGCATCTCTCCCACGTCCGCGACCCGGAAGCGGTTTCACCGGTGTATGCGACCCTGTTCGGCCTCGTCGAGCGCCCAATCTATCTTCTGGTCCTGCTTACGGGGAAACGGCTGCTCCTGTTCCTGCGCGACCAGCTGAAAGCGTCTTCCGCCGCGGTCCACGCCGTTCCCTGCCAACTGATCACGTCGGTGAAGGGCCGTCGCACGCCGCTCGGATACGACATCGAGCTCGAAACCGCCCAGGACATGCTCAAACTGCCGCAACTCTTCCACCCAGACGGGGAGGAGCTCGAAAAGCTGCTGAGAGAGCGAAGCATCGAGACGATCCAGTCCTCCGAGGAGTTCATCGAACGGGACTTCGAGAAGGAGATCGCACGGCTCGACCGGCTGTTCCAGGCGAAAACCGTCTCGCCGTCGGAATACATGTTTCGCAAGAGCCGGCTCCAGAAGATGGAGCTCGAGAAGTTCTCCGACGCGAACGTCGAACGCCTTCTCGCCAAGCGGTTTTCCGACGCCGGGCTCGGGAAGAAATTCGATGAGCAGCTCCTGAAGAAGTTCACTTGCGAGCGGACC comes from Candidatus Ozemobacteraceae bacterium and encodes:
- a CDS encoding aspartate kinase, which codes for MNRLVVQKYGGSSVATPDLIRRVARRIVSVREQGSQVVAVVSAMGSTTNKLISLAERIAPRPPDRELDMLVATGEQASAALLAMAIKSLGHSAVSFTGQQVGIITDSSHTKARILKVDAERIQKSLEAGNIVIVAGFQGMTDALEITTLGRGGSDITAVVLAAALKADVCEKLTDESGVFTADPRKIPTARRLDALSYEEMLELASLGTKLLHPRAVECAMKNGVRLHVRTSFSEEEGTWIQEEDRYMEKAAVCGITYDVKEAKVSVLDLPDRPGVAGNIFSALAAVEINVDVIVLNRTRGGLTDLSFTLPRSDLEKGVRILKDLARKEGYGEVIAETEIAKVSIIGAGMRSHPGVAARMFEALAGVGINIGLISTSEIKVSCVIDRDRLDDALQTVYKAFDMDMVPAVRRPPKRKKETFGTSF
- the lysA gene encoding diaminopimelate decarboxylase: MSHLSHIEGFSIRDGRLFFSGVDTVELAKEYGTPLWVLSEDIAREKCRRYVQAFRSHGVEATVAYAGKAFLTTGFCGLLDREGMGLDVCSGGELHTASAAGFPMERVLFHGNNKTPGEIELALELGVSRFVVDNLYELRLLDELAGRAGKVQPIFFRATPGINTHTHHHIQTGHLDTKFGFGIENGQAEEAIRIARGLENVRLVGLHCHIGSQLFDLAAFRAGAWITLDFIGRLRDLFPGEEWELDLGGGLGIRYSSEDYPPSIEEYVGTLCAAVREKTSELGMPMPRRLWIEPGRSIVAPAGLTLYTVGAVKPIPGIRTYIAVDGSMADHPRTALYGSIYTSVLANKAGRPPAQAYSVAGKACESGDMIIYQAALSEPEPGDLLAVFCTGAYHYSMSSNYNRLPRPAVVGLAEGRSRLLVRRETFSDLLRNDFNPYRSQS
- a CDS encoding DUF4258 domain-containing protein; translation: MGRKEIAEKIAAGTVHVTRHAYEQMIARGIYIKQVHEAIVNGRVMKKWPDRGGDRLAIVGARFNGDVIKIIVKDCDVPRVITVCWPYETGD
- a CDS encoding HEAT repeat domain-containing protein gives rise to the protein MPDGVMRFRRKSPAFLALLSLSVSLWGDAPAGAAPSKKKQPPLVSPASVSEAVFIEKKPPASVDLDALVADLEKKLAVASDAADIRAELAGAIARRASNRAAATENPDKERRMQLLSEFRRAVQLAPELPDAWLAYLDFLLARPDQASVAAAEAQGALDALIPRVSGALSPDWKNVLEQLEKLYATYDMPLFRAQCLELLARGGDADAASASKRLLIARETAVRRIPDVLSRLDASLSIGDLAQAQILLNGLERLDPALSALPAFRQRLQTARRVDDLLASALRAMRDGRPSLARDLCTQILRLDPNNPQARSMLAKLSDTVVATAAVAAGEKAPRRNVLAEEFLEKLAAADRRDDILAARQALRELGALGAATPEHTARLQALEQELLESRFLVSQRFDEAKSLFDARQWEKLRRLLNRNPALGNSTERVIRVWEMGLIADCELGWKDSDTLVAEVDRLAEKAPQSFWPPYVKMRVAMSQTRYADAEKELAAAQAIDPNSPFLRWPARILWLWRHGWKFVPLLMLAAIFLLGRSMHVFFAWWERFYWTWIAVLARVFPGLALRSLEKRFSAARDTDDKLQLYRLLARCAFATGHSVKGIRYAELVLEIRPADPDAVGMLGRHYLKLPAQTPDQFSFIVRYAAGRLDDRELVEKIGKAVLAGRPVTPEVLPVLGRYLAHFPQDEAMGRVLGEYYRTADPLELTAEAIDFLEKTWHKNGSEEVWYVLLRALMMRGLFDRFEQLVAAAAADGKAGEWWRLFDVAERQTETELHPIVTSLGGMDRQRVGDAMQRVLALRFVSKEHFRQLAGALDGHVLSEDVGTRYHAQKARDHLRSQTMKTEAFVMAMSRLMPSSSPDTGDQPVPEPASVVVEPPPVEELPAPAVEPVSALGNVDVAEPQPSAFDVSAEESPAFVPESPVSGVPAEQPFGDGETVTSVAAELPERTQAEEVALPDVPSAIESGGLFDDLDAVAGVPVPPPETVAAGGTAVGGAEDLFDGLPPFPAAAAVGEPERAAPEVPGAPVDETAGAIGEEIGRLPDAPELADILRLVEASTPRDILYWKEYISRPPSREVLETLPKLLGRLHAPELVPICSDLLATPLPRVRANAVEALEENGCREAIPVLVTLLRDDDNRVKANAIKAMSAFGPDTMLEELRGMIEDPRVEMRDSATYVLKGIRGQEAAVLLEHLLRDGSPLVRFNAIRSMAVQGDPGNTQRLMEYLPEVADPEERDLLFKAISQLQKQG
- a CDS encoding adenylate/guanylate cyclase domain-containing protein, giving the protein MKISAFDAMDPAAKQAALMHIKADQTRRKEDYLLALHALTDGDQQVRLAAKLVSQAFSGQPYFVDLKGLSTDEIRAKIAERFPELKESGPTLAELPQQERDYQKLASDLQARGRQAESMNGVWEGRFPKQAALLNTLRTDTQELLAGLLEPGETYDRAFIGFFTEQLGPFRECKRSLDSNAATTLVHLSHVRDPEAVSPVYATLFGLVERPIYLLVLLTGKRLLLFLRDQLKASSAAVHAVPCQLITSVKGRRTPLGYDIELETAQDMLKLPQLFHPDGEELEKLLRERSIETIQSSEEFIERDFEKEIARLDRLFQAKTVSPSEYMFRKSRLQKMELEKFSDANVERLLAKRFSDAGLGKKFDEQLLKKFTCERTVMFTDIVGYSKKAAQKELIDTMTLLAVHDKTLMPIIAEFQGRLIKKIGDALMVAFEDPLAACRCAIRMQGALIELNRSSSEKILIRIGLNTGTVFVKNEDVFGDAVNVAARMESMAQPGMIFLTEATHAKVGGEIPCSDCGERSVKGQRQPLRVYMIVDESHSSAEMLEQANEFRREMGIAEPPEAASPIPAAASSPSPHGAGGPRPAAPELSEAPPDTPDACVDAVRSSVLAAVEWYKKGVHLGRPRNAEVEAWFTRFVRELQHRL